From the genome of Gymnogyps californianus isolate 813 chromosome 4, ASM1813914v2, whole genome shotgun sequence:
caggacttgtgacaatgcaggggacccatgctggagcagtctgttcctgaaggactgcaccgtgtggaagggacccatgctggagcagttcatgaagaactgtagcccatgggaaggactcatgttggagaagttcatggaggactgtctctcGTGgcagggaccccacgctggagcaggggaagagtgtgaggagtcctccccctgaggagaaacgagcagcagagacaacgtgtgatgaactgaccacaactcccattccctgtccccctgcgccgctgggcggggaggaggtagagaaaatcgggagtgaagttaaatccgggaaaaagggaggggtgggggaaggtgtttttaagatttggttttatttctcattaccctactctgatttgattagtaataaattaaactaatttccccaagtcgagtctgttttgcccatgacggtaattgctgcgtgacctccctgtccttatctcgacccacgagcctttcgttatattttctcttccctgtccagctgaggaggggagtgacagagcggctttggtgggcacctggcatccagccagggtcaacccaccacatagCCAGTGACATATGCCAGGGCCTGATTTGGAGTTTCCAATAGGCGGGTCCCTATGTACAAGAGACTACATAATTTTCCTAATTGCCATAGGAAGGCAAGCTTCTTACTTCCCTAAAGTCTGTGAAAGACTCTTCTTGCCCTTTCCTTTTTACAGCTCTTATCTTCCCTTTCCAAATAAGATGATTACCTCAGCACAATTCTCTTATGTCCCGGTTACTTAAAATCAAGCAGACAGTTGCTAAAGTTCTTGCATCAGCAATAAGAGTTTAATTATTTCTTGGTAACTAGTGCATCCTGGCACTAGTAAACTAAGACAACTGTAGCCATTTTCATGCTGTCCTTATCTTTGATGGcacttaaaatgtgtttatgcATCCTTGACtctaagcaaatattttgttgttctttggcttctttttttcctgtaaacttGATCTTGACAGTTTTACAACATCAGTGGCATACCAACAAGAAATTTGTCCAATGACATCTGCACAGTCTGCGGGGAGAAAATTTTTGTGGGTATAAATGAAGAAGGGATCATTGAAAATACCTACCAGCTGTCCTGTAATCATGTGTATCCTTTCCATGTAATTATGGAACTGTTGTTTTGTCCTCTTTtatgctgcattaaaaaataataacaacgGCAataaataccaagaaaaaaaggaaccaAAACCACGTTCAGGAACAACATAgcacaaaagtaaaaataggagcatgaaatatatttcagttctgtgaCACAAGTTGAGGCCATGCAGCTTTTTGATAGACGAACTGATGCAAGAGTGGCCGTAACCCTACAGTTTCAGGCCCAAATCCGCCTTCCAGGTACTTCGTGCACACCCTGTGTGGGTGTGCCTGGCAGTATGCTAGACCAGGCATGCTGACCCATTGGTCCGGCCTGCTAATTCAGGCTGCCGGGTACTGCGGAGGATTTCCTCTGGCTATGCCTGGGGCTGTGTTTGCTGGGTAGTTTTAAGGCAGATGTGGAACCCTTCTCAAACGATGGCACATACATACCCTACAGTCTGATGGGAGACCCAGTGTCTCATACTCAGGGATACCAAACAACTCAGCATTTTGCATCCCAGAAACTAAAATGAAAGGTATCGCATACGTGCTGGAACAATGTTACTAATCACCCCCTTCTGCAGTTCATAAAAGTATTCTGGCTTCTTCCGAGCTGGAAAACATGAATACCAGTCTGGATGTTCAGCACACTGGATTCAACTTTAAAATAGTTCtaaatattctaaatattttaagtcattttaAACTGCTCAGTTATAAAACACGGCAGtatccataatcactcattaAAATTATCTGCTGATGGTTTGACTAGGTTTGCAGATGTCAGCACTGGgctttgtttatatttgaaagATTCCTTAACAATACACCTGATACCAGGTTTCATGAATCCTGCATCCATGGTTGGTGCATTGTTGGCAAGAACCAGACTTGCCCATACTGCCCTGAGAAAGTTGAAGAGGATGTTAAGTAACCCATACCCTCTCTCTAACGTGTGCTTTTGATTTGGATTTTCTAAACCATAGCCTGATTACTTACTAATTCTTGTTTTGATCTGCAGTGGAGGGATGAGATGGCCAcattaaataaatggaaaaccAATTATTATTAAGGAACAGTTATATTTAGGGAAGATGATAGTTCTGTTTGGCTTTATCTTATCTAAGACCCCAAGCAAGCTAGGGAAAGAAAAGTGcatatatattttccttcttgatTTTAAGACATCCGGAAATCATTTTTATAATGAgaggaacattttaaagaatgtaaaTCGCAGTTTTAGAAAGACCATGCAGTGGATTTTGCTCTttaatgaaataacaaaattgaTATAATCCACCTTCAGAACAAGTGctgtttttccccccttctcttAGTAGTTAGTaaacaacatttttcctttagcaAATGAAATAATAGTTGAAGATCTGCTGCTGCATCTGTAGAAACCTGCCTGAGTGGAAGCGAAGTTTGGCTTACTTTTTTGAAGCCTATTTTAGCCATATGTGGGGAGGATATTTGATTTTAACCTTACCCCtataaaaaaggaagtaaattaGAATAGTTGAAAAGAAGGCATTTCATAATTTTAACCCaatactttttctttgattCTGGCTAAGAAAAACACCAAGATTTACCTGTAGTTGCATTTTCTCTCCAGTTTCCTTAACAACAGATTAGGTGGGAATGCACACATATTGTATGGACAACTTTTGGACTGGCTCTGCTATCTGGTGGTTTGGCAATCAGTTGTTGTAGGCATCGTCCAAAGCATTAATTACTCACTGGGTCTAGAATAGGACTCAGATTATTAGTGAGAAAGCAAAGTGTTGGATATTTACCTGTCTACAATAATATGCATATTctgtacttaattttaaaagactagAGAAAATAGCAGTTGGTTGAACTCTGGTGTGCTATAGACCCTTTTGCAGGATAGTGCCTCTTTTTGCATTACAGCAAGACTGTACAGCATGctattaaagcatttttttattttctcaaagtaagaattaaaagaaatagctgTCTTTAATGGGAAGATtgtgctagggaaaaaaaaggacttatTTCTTAGAATGAATATctcctaaaaagaaaaggaaaagaaatattttaagtttgtttcattattaaatatattgGTAGTGGCTTCCAGTTGAAATTCTGACTCCAGAAAATTGCACAGCAGATAAGGAGAATTTTAAGTCAAATAATGGCTTTGTATAcagcaaattctgaaaaatggCACTCAAATAGTTTGTTCATTTGGTTAATGTAAGGTAATACAAGATTAccattagctttttttccctcacttctTTCAAGAGCTGTTGTATTCTAACTCGTACATCTTCCGATGGCCATTTACAAAAAGCTGTAACCATGGCAAAATTTATGGTGTGCTTGGTAGTCAGATAGGCCTGTATGTGGAGGTCCTATATTAAGTACTCTCTAACTTACTGTCACCATGCTCAAAAGGCCCAGCTTCCAATAACCAGCTTCTCAAACACAGGAGGACGAAGTTACAATCCCTGACCATCAATTCCATATGttgctattgctttttaaaaaaaaaaaacaccaccacaacaAAAACCTAGATCAAAATGGATGCATAGGTCTTGCTGCTTAGCAGCCGAATGTTTGACATCTATACTACCCTGGCCGCACTGTGAGGAATTGAAACACTGTGTGTTTATGCAAGAACGGGCAGTTCTGCTTAGGAATCAGACAAGCTGGTTTTAAAAGGTAATTAGCCTAGCTGAAGTAGCTTTTGAACTCAGATGAAATATACtcagtattttaagaatttttacattgttattagaaatcagaaatacagattaGCTTAATTTACactttaatttatatataagAATAAAGCAGAGATTGCGTGAAGCCATCTACTGATGAAGGTGAAGTTTAGATgctaaaaataggaaattatgcaattaaaaaaaagttaagtgaatgaaagaaagagcaaatctTAAATATATAGAAAGAAGGTGGCTTGCTTTGCTTAGATGAAGTAGCAAAGTTAATAATTCTTATAATGCATTATGCCTGTATTCATATATGcaaaaatgcatgtaaatgAATCGTTCATTTGTGTTACACTGTCAGAGTTGCCTAATTGTGGGTGTAATGGAAGAGTGTTTGTCCTCAGCCTTCTCAATGGCTAGCAAAGGGCAGGGGGACTTCTGCGCTCACTGACACATTGGCTGTGCAGAGAAGAACTTCCTAAAGGCAGTAACACAACAGGTGTTGTGTTACTAGCTCTCAACTAGCTGTGAGATGATACTTCCAATGTACCAACTCAATTACAAATATTTAGGTGTTTGAACAGAGATTTTGTACACGTTAGATGCACAAGACCAAAACAcaagaataaaaacagtaaCTTGGACATGATCTCATCACAGATACAGCCAAATGCTGTAGGCATTTCCATGTGAAGGCTTTTAAGGTCTGCTTCTGTACATGCCTGGAAGTGTCCTACACTGTGCCTAAGCCCTGAACTGATCCAGAAATTAGTTGTCCCTCTGGCCTACCAGATTAAAGCTGTTAGGGTTCATCTGAAATTCCCTGTGGCTGCAAGGCAGGTATCACCTAAGATacccctttctttttaaaccatctCTGAAGGAAGAGCCTGGTGCCAGTGTCTCCTGTTTATTCCACTTTTTCAGCAATTAGAGGCCTTGTCCCAGCAATCTTCTCGAGAAAACATGGTCCCATCTGACAGCAAACACAATGTCTGAGGTGGGATGCTCTCTACCCTCTCTGGTTTTGTGGACTACATTTACAGAGGGAGCAGAAAGGTAGGAAACACTCTTTTAGTGCCTTTGCTAAGGGTGCTGATCAGAGAGAGGAATATAGTGTTGGATTCAAAGACTACATATATATTAGTGTTTCCCACATTCTAGCTGAGAATAGCTTAAACTCCATTTGAGCAAGTCAGAAGAGTATTTGGACCCTACTCTGAAGCATCTGTTCCCACATATGATACAATGAAACTAGACAGAAATCATCCTCCATAGGTGTCTTTCACTGAGAAAGTTGTCTGCCATAGAACATACACGCTACAACAGCCAGAACCGCAGTGTGAAAGTGCATTTTTACATTAAGCCTTGCAGCCACGATCCTCAGGAGATCTGGACATTTAACTTACAGTGATTGTGAAATACTGCTGAGAATCAGCCCTTAGATGCACTAACTAGGAGAGCTAGGACAAAAATCCTTGCTGCACAAACTGACTTTTATTGCATTTGAAGCGGTTTATACAAAGAATGCAGAAAAACCCTTGGCTAGGCAGGCTCTCTCCTAAAGCTTTTGCAAAGATAAAGATATATAAACTACATAGCTGTATATCTAAACAACTTTtcatcattaaatatttaatgaaacagcttttgctAACACTGTTGATTAATGTGTGTAGAcaattgttgtggtttaaccccagaaggcagctcagcaccacacagccgctcgctcactccacccgcagtgggatgggggagagaatcggaagggtaaaagtgagaagactCGTGGGTTGACAGTTtgataagtaaagcaaaagctgcacacaagcaaagcaaaataaggaattcaagcaaagcaaaataaggaattcattcactgcttcctgtctgcaggcaggtgtttagccatttccatGAAAGCAGGGgtccatcatgcataacagttacttgggaagacaaacaccgtAATTCCAAACgtcctcccttcctctttctttcccacaACTTTTATTGCcgagcatgatgttatatggtatgggacatccctttggtcagctggggtcagctgtcccagctgtgtcccctcccaaattaTCATGCATCCCTagcctactcactggcaggACAgcgtgagaaacagaaaagtccttgatgctgtgcaagcactgttcagcaataactaaaacatccctgtgttatcaacactgttttggtcacaaatccaaaccacagcaccaTAGAAGCAACATTAATTCTATTCCAGACGAAACCAGTACAACAATTCACGACCACggctacaaaaagaaaataatcatctCACAGCAAGTAATAGAATTTACAGCAGATCAGCTCTCTATTCTCGAGATACAGATAAGTGATAGTATGAacaggcaagggaaaaaaatctagagtACATTTTCTACATATTCATTCTTTAATGTCCCTGTCTAGGATTTTAGAGCTACTTTcaaattaaaccaaaatatctcctgctgctcttcttcaAGAGGCCACTCCAGGTAGGTCTTTGTGTTCATGATCTTCCGCAGCTTGCAGAACCTCTTGGGAATCGCTTTGCTCTGGATGGGCTCCAGGAGGACGAGAATCGCTGCATCGTTGTTCTCGTCAAAGAGGCGGAAGTGCGAGAAGTCCAGCTCGTATTTGCACCACTCGCTCTGCACAAAGTGCTCGGACAGCACAAAGAGCGTTTTGTGGCTCTTCTCTATGGAGTCGATGATGTTGTCCACGATCCACTTCCCGGGCACAAAGTCCCGCTTATGGAGGCAGAGCCGAAACGGGGGGCAGGCCTGCTCCAGCTCCCGCACCATTATGTTTTCCACCCAGTCGGAGTCGTTCTCGCTGTAGGAGACAAAAGCGTCGTAGCAGACGTCCTTCGGGGGGGCTCGCTTGGGCTTCCGCTTGGCTTGGAGCCATGCCCAGGTCATTCTCAGGTACCAGACTGCGTGGTACTTGTAGCCGACGGCCACGAGGATGAGGATGACCAGGAACACCAGGGCACAGATCAACGATACCACGAGGGACCTGTGGCACTCCATCAGGGAAAGGTGCACGGCTCCAACCTGCGCCCCTCTCACTGCCAGGGGAGAGTCACAGATGTACTTGTCTGGCCACCCCACCAGCACCTGGGCTATCCCGGCCTGGTGGTGGATGAAGGAGAGGAATTCACAGGAGCAGATGAAGTTGTTGTCACTGGCATCCAGCAGCTCCATTTTCTTGAAGGCCTCAAACTCTCCCCTGGAGAAACTGTTGAGCTTGTTTCTTCTGATTGACAGGGCCACTAAGTTGGGAATGGGTGCGGCACCAGGCAAGGCCTTCAGACGGTTTTTTGCGAGGTAGAGCTCTTTGAGAAATGGGAGTTGCAGTCCAAACTCCCTCAGGTTGTTAGCGCTAACGTCCAAAACTTCCAGCGTTGGGGGAATGCAAGTCGTTAGTTTAGGAATCTGAGTGCTGGAGaggtttaaatatttcagagtttttGGCCATTCACACACATCTGGAATCTCACCAAAAGTATTTTGGCTAATGTCTAAGTGAATTAGGTTTCTTAGATGAGACAAACTTTTACCTGTCATTTCTAAGTCATTCAGTGAATTCTGACTTAAATTTAGAGTTTGCAGTGAGGGCCAACCACCCTGACAGGCCGAATGCTCCAAACTCTGGTCTCCAAGCAAGTTCGCACTAAGGTCAAGATACTCTAATGACAGAAGATGTTGTGAAAGGCTGCAGGGTACCAAAAAGACCTTGGTGTTTTCAACTGTGACTTTGGTAAGAAGAGATAGTAGACCTTCCACGACCTGAAGATctgtaaacaaataaaattcttcTATAGATAATTTCTCTATTGTCAGAACTCTAAGAGTCTGTGATTGGTTTGCTTGAATTTGTATTTCCCATCGTCCAGTTCCCATGAGTCTACAGTCTATCATCTCCACCTCCGCTAATTTTGGCATGTCTTCTAAAACGCTGACAATCTCAGGCACAGTAGCATCTGTTAATAAGgtctgtttaaaagaaattttctttgcaaaagaagaaGACATGACTCTCAATAGTTGCATTTCAGCAGGTATACTGAATGCTATTTCTCTCACTTCTAACCAAGTGACAGAGTGCAGAAGATCCCTGACAACTGCTGAGAATACATTACTACTTCTTATGGTTATGATCATGTGATTTATCTTCTTAATTGATTTCAAACTTCCCGGCTCATACTGACTGAGATTGCCACCGATCAATCCACAACTTGTTGAGAAGCTCAATGCCCTCAAAGTTCCCTTGCCTTATCGTGGAGAACCATGGGTTACCCAGGTGGAGAGAGCTCAGGTTCCTCAGGCTAGAAAAGGGGGAACTTTCCCCCAGGTCTCTGTAGGAGTTCCCTTGAaggcagaggtgctggagcgcaAAAAGGTGCCCAAACCACACAGGGGACAGGTGAGCCAAGCTGTTATTTGATAAGTTCAAGAGCTCCAGTTTCCTAAGGGAGCGAAACGAGTCGTTGTCTATTGAGCTGATTTCGTtggactgcagcagcagggctctcaggttcacagcctgctgcagatCCTGGGATCGGATGTGCTTTATCCTGTTGTGGGCCAGGTTTAAGGTTGTGATTTTGCCCGTGAGCCCTGGGGGAATAAAGTCCAAGCCCATGGAAGAGCAGTTGCAAAGCTCAGTGGCATCACACGAAGGACAAGCCTGCTTCAGCACTTGCTCTTCAGAGAGGTTTGCAGCTAAGACCGTGTAGATGGCCCACACTTGCCAGGTGTGTGTAGTCATTATTTTGcctaaaatatgaaatacattcAGAGCAAATATAAGATGAATAGTTAGATTTGAAGGAGGTACATTTTggatatatttaaaacataaccTTTACTGTTCTGTCCTGTTGAAGGCACTatgaatatatttgtttttaaca
Proteins encoded in this window:
- the TLR2 gene encoding LOW QUALITY PROTEIN: toll-like receptor 2 (The sequence of the model RefSeq protein was modified relative to this genomic sequence to represent the inferred CDS: deleted 1 base in 1 codon) — protein: MSSSSQRKIMTTHTWQVWAIYTVLAANLSEEQVLKQACPSCDATELCNCSSMGLDFIPPGLTGKITTLNLAHNRIKHIRSQDLQQAVNLRALLLQSNEISSIDNDSFRSLRKLELLNLSNNSLAHLSPVWFGHLFALQHLCLQGNSYRDLGESSPFSSLRNLSSLHLGNPWFSTIRQGNFEGIELLNKLWIDGGNLSQYEPGSLKSIKKINHMIITIRSSNVFSAVVRDLLHSVTWLEVREIAFSIPAEMQLLRVMSSSFAKKISFKQTLLTDATVPEIVSVLEDMPKLAEVEMIDCRLMGTGRWEIQIQANQSQTLRVLTIEKLSIEEFYLFTDLQVVEGLLSLLTKVTVENTKVFLVPCSLSQHLLSLEYLDLSANLLGDQSLEHSACQGGWPSLQTLNLSQNSLNDLEMTGKSLSHLRNLIHLDISQNTFGEIPDVCEWPKTLKYLNLSSTQIPKLTTCIPPTLEVLDVSANNLREFGLQLPFLKELYLAKNRLKALPGAAPIPNLVALSIRRNKLNSFSRGEFEAFKKMELLDASDNNFICSCEFLSFIHHQAGIAQVLVGWPDKYICDSPLAVRGAQVGAVHLSLMECHRSLVVSLICALVFLVILILVAVGYKYHAVWYLRMTWAWLQAKRKPKRAPPKDVCYDAFVSYSENDSDWVENIMVRELEQACPPFRLCLHKRDFVPGKWIVDNIIDSIEKSHKTLFVLSEHFVQSEWCKYELDFSHFRLFDENNDAAILVLLEPIQSKAIPKRFCKLRKIMNTKTYLEWPLEEEQQEIFWFNLKVALKS